The DNA window ATTTTTTGGTTCAGTTACAAATGGTACCACAAAAATGttgtaaaaggaaaaaaaaaatataaataaagtaaaataatctTAATATCATTATAACATCATAACACGTTCAaccgttttttttttttttttttttttttttcaaatggGTTATTATGATGACACTGGGTCATAAAAATTGATTCAAATGAAGGTTAGGAATAAACaagcaaaattaaaataatggaaAACCAAAATATACgatgaattaaatatagGAAAACTAAAATATGGGAAAGCCAAAATATTggcatattaatataaacactatataaaatattggaAGATCCAAATAAACAATTATGGCATAAAAAATGCAGGAATTCAAATAAACTACTAAAAACTACTATATTAATACACTAGGTATttaaatgtacaaaaaaagtTGAGGTTAAGTATAAacaatgtataaataaataaatatatatatacttctaTGGggttatatacttatatctTTACAAGCGTACGCGCTAGCGTTAACGTTTCGAATGGAcgaaaaaaacatatacaaaTGAACTAATTGGAGGTGCTTGCTTCTACtacgtaatatataatatttatataaaaaaaaaaaaatagaaacataaggttttacaatattttatatttaaatcaATTATTATGGACACTATGAGACTTAACTAATTTAATCTTTCTTATATTCCATAATGCTTTAATATTTCTCTCTAAATCCTTTTCAATAGCATCAAGTTCGTTATATTTGATATTGTTCATGtaagaattatttaacatTTCTAAGTTTTCCTTATGACCTATTCTTTCTGTTTTATTAATTAGATCAAAATTATTGCCTAAAAGATTAATGCTATTATCTTCATCCACGAGTGCATTTGTCAGTCTCTGCATATCATTTCCATCATTTTGTTCTGAATTTATATTCGTACATTTAATGTTATTTGGCGAATTcaaatcatatttattactattattattgttgcAAACACTGTCATTACCGCAACGGTTGATATAATTGTCGACATTATCGCAGTGGTTGATGTAGCTGTCGCCATTATCACAGATCGTGCTATTTTCATTGTCATTATTACTATCATACAACTTAATtgaattaaattttgtaaagATATCGtaaatatcattatttcCGAAAAACATATCATTGcatatgttattatatgaatttttgttctcatttgttatattactgtttttttctatccagttacttttattaatttttttttcttcatagctatttttttcatattcaaaGTTATAATACGGCACGTTGttgaatttatttgttcCCTCATGCTCCGTCTCTTTGTTAACATTCAGCACTGTGTGGTTCGCGTAATTACAACCGCTTTCATTGCAGCCTCTTCCGATGTACCCACTTCCAGCGTACCCACTTCTGTTATACCCACGTCCAACATAACCGCTAACATTATCATTGCTACTTACactttttgtaaaatttagCGGATCGTAATTTAATATTCCATGATTGACCTCAATAGCATTGTCAACAATTGATTTAATATCTAAATTTGTGcaattttctaaaattttgTCCTTTTCACTAACTTGTTTTGTTACCATATTTTCATTCACCAACATTTTATCATCCATGGAATCATTTAGAACCTTCGTTAAATTATTGTTAGTGAAACCCTTATTTATCATAATACACGTATCCAAATCGGTTTCATTGTTTATGTCATCTAACTTATGAAAATTTCCCTTCATAGGTAGaatactattattaaataaatgggTATTCACCATACTATCAGAAGCTGTAGTTGTAGTTGCAGTTGTTTTACTAGTTTCCGttgtcatatttttatttaattgatTCTGATCATTTATTTCGtttgaaatatttagtaatattttgtttcctTCATACACAGGGTTACATTTTTCATCACATGGCAAGCTATTCTTCTGTTCATTGCTATTTGCAAACAAATCGTTACTAATAATATGCATGGTAGATACATGATTCGCgtctatattttttcttaaataatcatttaatatattgtcATCCATTCCCGTAAAATCGTAAGCATTTTTGGATGTGCTGCTAccattatcattataattttgcataatataattatttgacAAAAGATTAAATTGATGATGTGTATTATAACTACTACTGTTTGTTTTGCTTCCTTTATCTATTTCTAACAATGTGGATGTATTATTATCAATAGCACAAAAATGTTTGTTTTTGTTATCACCTTTTTcacttattattttgtttgacTTTAGAGGTATAAACGCTTTACAGTTGAAGTCGTTGTCCAATGGGACATTATTACTATGGTTAATcactttaaaattttccttctgtttgttttttttctgctGATGCAGGTGGGACAGGTGTTGCTGATATTGTTGTTGATACTGCCTTTGGTTGTGCTCGTTCTGCTGATACACTTTTGGATGTTTTTCCTGGGacaatttatacatatatctacCTTTCGCGTCTGGACTACTGTCCGTGCCCCCCTTGCTACTATTATTTCCTGCACCTATAGTAGCTGTAGGAGTGTTACTACCACTGTTGTTACCCAGGATGCTCACATTAGAGTTTAAATTACTATTAAAAGGTAcgttactactactactgttAAATATGTTGTTATTTATGTTTGTGAAAAGGTGCCTGTTCAGTAATATACTGTTTGTTgtattcttatttaattttccGTGAACAGATGTTGTCATaactttatttatattattatattctccCGTGGTATTTGGATTCATGGATAAGTTATCTGGTATTAAAAATTGACCCGTCTTCTTAAActgaatttttaattttttaaaattaatattaattgatCGTTGGACAAGTTGAAATGTTGAATTTAAATTTGATAATTCTACAAATGCATATCCATCTTGTCTATCAATATTGACTACATATCCATTATCTAAATTTTGATTAATAGCATCTCttaattgtatatttgtTATGTCTTCACTTAGATTCGATACATATACACTTCTTCCATACGAATTATCAGGCCTTGTGCTAATATCAAATCTTGGCCCTATATTAACCCTTTCCTCATTATTTCTAGCATTCTTGTTTATCTTATTagaatcatttttttcatccattaatgcatttttttcattttgaattCTAGCTTTTTTCAAACAATCCATTATGGATATACCTACatgatattttaaacaaaatcGACATTTCATTGGACAATCATTACCCCTATGTGAAATGTTATGACAATTTGGACATACAAATGAATTATTAGGACACAATGGCATAGGATGATCTAATGAATCACAACTCAAACATAACCTTCCTTGCATAAATGCTTCTAACATTTgagaattatttaatattacagGTCTCTCCACATTCATGTTATCATTCCCCCCTTTTTTTGTAACATGTGTATCGAAATTTTCCAAAGCATTATTGTTACCATTATTACCATTATGAATATCATTATGGCATACGTTAATTCCGCACTGCTTACTTGTAGAATTATTTATAGTGCACCTGTTTCCACTGTTAGAAGCATTGGTAATATTAGGAGTACTAGCAATATTAGGAGCACTGGCAATATTAGGAGCATTGGAAATATTAGGAGCATTGGCAATATTAGGAGCACTAGTAATATTAGGAGCACTAGTAATATTAGGAGCATTGGCAATATTAGGAGCACTAGTAATATTAGGAGCATTGGCAATATTAGGAGAATTAGTAATATTAGGAGCATTGGCAATATTAGAAGTATTTCCATTATTAGCATTTACACTATTTGCATTATCCTCATTAGGTCCATTAAACCTATTGGTATCAGTAGTATTCACAGAATTACTTACACCTTGCTTGTTAACTAAACTACCTTTCACGTCATTCACATATGATGACGGGATTCCCAACATGTTGTTCATATAAGGTTGTTTATTCAACAAATTAGTGCTATTTTTCATACTACTCGTTACATTCACACCATTCATTACATTCGTTCCGTTTGTTCCAATCATACCATTCATACTATTTATAACATTCagagtatttttatttcctaaAACATTACTAATTTCAGTTGTACCGAATCtattttccatttcttcATACAAAGATATTTGAGAAGGGCCAAAGTAGTTCACTAAATTGTTGTTCACTGTAACGTTGTTCTGAgtgttaattattttaaaaatttgcgtattatcatttattttgttcttatttaCATTTAGGATACCCTTCTTAGAATTACTGATATATTCATCATTATTGCGCTCATCACATGGAtcgttaaaaatattgtataaattattttttaatatattaaaagtagTATTCAAACCAATTAAGTCATTTTTGCCCTTATCCTCCGAGATTGtcatattgttattattactattattgctgttattgctattattactgCTGCTGCCATTATTAcagttattgttattattgttattattttcattcaaTAGTAAATATTGTTTGTCTACTTCTGTATTGTTttcatgaaaaaaatgaataccCCCCGTTTCGCTGCTCGTGCAATTATTCTTCAAAATACTTAAATTACGATTGTCTTCTGgcatattcattttattattcgcgtaatattttagtatattcaaattaattatattattcacgttttttttaattaaggaaacattattaatattgccTTTTGACGAAATGTTGTTAGGGTTCACTTCtaaattgtttttaaaatttttactacTGCTATTGGTTGTACAATTATGCACattaatatgcatattttttcctttgacatcatttttattatttctcgtgttatttttttgatcgttttttccattagcatttttatttgtgttattcttatttttgttatttcttctgtttacatttttgtttttgctGTTTTTGCTGTTTTCGTTGTTATCTTTGTTGTTTCCAGTGCAGTTGATTCCATGATTGTTGCCATTGCTGTTGTTTCCATTATTGTTATGAACGTCTTGctcattattatttccaCTGTTTTCTGCACTGTCGTTGTTTCCTTTGTCATTGCTATCTTCACTATTTTTATCCTTATTtcttatatcattttttcgGTCCTTTTTATGGTCATTTTTGCGGTTATTTTTGCGACTATTTTTGTCAATATTTCTGTGTATTCTTCTTTCGTTATTCTTATCAGGACCGTTAAAATTACCGGCAACGTTATTATTGCCATTTCCTTTTCCATTACTGTAATTACTGTCCTTATTGCAgctattttcattataatcaCTACAATTTTTCATATCATCAATGCAGTTACTAGCAGTGCTGCTATTGCTCCTATTGTTGATGTTGCTGTAATTGTTGGTATTACTGCTACTGCTGTTATGACTATTATTTCTTccaatgttattattatcgtTGGTTAAGGTACTATTGTTTGTGAAGGACCTATCGTTCGCAAAAGTGCTACAACTGTTAGTGAAGCTACCATTTTTGCTGAAGCTACTTGTGCTATTTCCTCGATTGCTATCATTATCATTGTCTATAGTACTGTTTTTATAGAGGGATGGAAAAATATCATTTGAAATAAATTGGCTATcaattcttttcttttcttctttattattttcatttacacattttgtataattatCGTGTAACATATAAGTtggttcatattttttacaattgttagaataattcataattctatttaagttttttatGTCCAACCTGTTGttcatatcattattttgtactgtattaaaattatttaaaaatgtatctaaaaattttgaaccatcttcttcatataatttttcatttgatttttctaaatttaagctattatttaacatatgTATGCTTTTACCTTCCTCTTTTATATTCTTGCAAacattatcatcattattatttatttcattattatcgTTCGAAGAATACTGAATTGCACCATATAGATCTTTAACGTTCCTTTC is part of the Plasmodium malariae genome assembly, chromosome: 14 genome and encodes:
- the PmUG01_14074600 gene encoding RNA-binding protein, putative, yielding MNKITVDNGYQGHNFYYLSKRSMGKEDITYFTNKQNDIHNEDMDSKNFVDDKMNINLFNIVEKNNSELLLNETRNESEKNKINNVLLINEKNNINFVDTRINKRNLELNRSNQSVINSNLHSNNSNHTVNNSTKNTNITNNLFNNKIGVDGSLSNYLKNSFNDSCTVNLLYGKKKLNDVINSTINKMGINTMNNSGNNCSINNSSLKNNKYSSNVNNKSSISSSMEGSMNDSMNGSMNGSMNGSMNGSMNGSMNGSMNGSMNGSMNSTMESSMNSNVNNNNNRDNVTTNNSHCNYNYPVDEEKITHSDEKNNKLEINERNVKDLYGAIQYSSNDNNEINNNDDNVCKNIKEEGKSIHMLNNSLNLEKSNEKLYEEDGSKFLDTFLNNFNTVQNNDMNNRLDIKNLNRIMNYSNNCKKYEPTYMLHDNYTKCVNENNKEEKKRIDSQFISNDIFPSLYKNSTIDNDNDSNRGNSTSSFSKNGSFTNSCSTFANDRSFTNNSTLTNDNNNIGRNNSHNSSSSNTNNYSNINNRSNSSTASNCIDDMKNCSDYNENSCNKDSNYSNGKGNGNNNVAGNFNGPDKNNERRIHRNIDKNSRKNNRKNDHKKDRKNDIRNKDKNSEDSNDKGNNDSAENSGNNNEQDVHNNNGNNSNGNNHGINCTGNNKDNNENSKNSKNKNVNRRNNKNKNNTNKNANGKNDQKNNTRNNKNDVKGKNMHINVHNCTTNSSSKNFKNNLEVNPNNISSKGNINNVSLIKKNVNNIINLNILKYYANNKMNMPEDNRNLSILKNNCTSSETGGIHFFHENNTEVDKQYLLLNENNNNNNNNCNNGSSSNNSNNSNNSNNNNMTISEDKGKNDLIGLNTTFNILKNNLYNIFNDPCDERNNDEYISNSKKGILNVNKNKINDNTQIFKIINTQNNVTVNNNLVNYFGPSQISLYEEMENRFGTTEISNVLGNKNTLNVINSMNGMIGTNGTNVMNGVNVTSSMKNSTNLLNKQPYMNNMLGIPSSYVNDVKGSLVNKQGVSNSVNTTDTNRFNGPNEDNANSVNANNGNTSNIANAPNITNSPNIANAPNITSAPNIANAPNITSAPNITSAPNIANAPNISNAPNIASAPNIASTPNITNASNSGNRCTINNSTSKQCGINVCHNDIHNGNNGNNNALENFDTHVTKKGGNDNMNVERPVILNNSQMLEAFMQGRLCLSCDSLDHPMPLCPNNSFVCPNCHNISHRGNDCPMKCRFCLKYHVGISIMDCLKKARIQNEKNALMDEKNDSNKINKNARNNEERVNIGPRFDISTRPDNSYGRSVYVSNLSEDITNIQLRDAINQNLDNGYVVNIDRQDGYAFVELSNLNSTFQLVQRSININFKKLKIQFKKTGQFLIPDNLSMNPNTTGEYNNINKVMTTSVHGKLNKNTTNSILLNRHLFTNINNNIFNSSSSNVPFNSNLNSNVSILGNNSGSNTPTATIGAGNNSSKGGTDSSPDAKGRYMYKLSQEKHPKVYQQNEHNQRQYQQQYQQHLSHLHQQKKNKQKENFKVINHSNNVPLDNDFNCKAFIPLKSNKIISEKGDNKNKHFCAIDNNTSTLLEIDKGSKTNSSSYNTHHQFNLLSNNYIMQNYNDNGSSTSKNAYDFTGMDDNILNDYLRKNIDANHVSTMHIISNDLFANSNEQKNSLPCDEKCNPVYEGNKILLNISNEINDQNQLNKNMTTETSKTTATTTTASDSMVNTHLFNNSILPMKGNFHKLDDINNETDLDTCIMINKGFTNNNLTKVLNDSMDDKMLVNENMVTKQVSEKDKILENCTNLDIKSIVDNAIEVNHGILNYDPLNFTKSVSSNDNVSGYVGRGYNRSGYAGSGYIGRGCNESGCNYANHTVLNVNKETEHEGTNKFNNVPYYNFEYEKNSYEEKKINKSNWIEKNSNITNENKNSYNNICNDMFFGNNDIYDIFTKFNSIKLYDSNNDNENSTICDNGDSYINHCDNVDNYINRCGNDSVCNNNNSNKYDLNSPNNIKCTNINSEQNDGNDMQRLTNALVDEDNSINLLGNNFDLINKTERIGHKENLEMLNNSYMNNIKYNELDAIEKDLERNIKALWNIRKIKLVKSHSVHNN